The Christiangramia salexigens genome includes the window TAGAAACACTTACAGGAAAAATAAGACCTGATCTATCTTATATGAATAATTAAGACAGAGCAGGCCTTTAAATAACTTTATAATATGTTAGCCGAACTAATGAGGTAGTTTATCTCTAAGAAGTCCGTACACATAGGTTCCAAGAATAGCAGCTAAAAAGACTACTATTACAGAGACATAACCGGCACCGATCAACGTATAGATCGGTCCGGGACATGCTCCTGCAAGTCCCCATCCAAGACCAAAAATGATTCCTCCGTACATATAACGGCTAAAGCTCTTTTCTTTCGGAACAAAATTGATGTTCTCTCCATTGATATCTTTAATACCCTTTCGTTTGATCAATTGCACACCCAATATACCTAATACCAGGGCCGATCCAATGATCCCATACATATGGAAAGAAGCAAACTGGAACATCTCATAGATCCTGAACCAGCTGGCTGCTTCAGATTTAAACATTACGATTCCGAAAAATATACCTATAAATAAATATCCTAATACTTTCATTTTCTAAAATATTAATGGGAATAACAGGTGAACCATGATCAATCCACCAATAAAAAATCCAATTACACTAATAAGAGAAGGCAACTGTAAATTGCTCAAGCCTGAGATCGCATGCCCGGAGGTACAACCTCCCGCCCATCTTGCTCCAAATCCAATTAGAAATCCTCCAATGATCAAGATGCTCAAGGATTTAAAGTTGGTCAAAGCTTCCAGACTATATAACTCATCAGGCAAATATACACTACCTGTACTCTCAAATCCCAGATTTTGCAAGGTGTTAACCGTATCGGGATTTATTATTACGGCAGGATCTTCGGTAAGGAAATTCATTCCTATAAAACCACCTATTGCAGCTCCGAGGATCACAACAAGATTCCATTTTTGTGCACGCCAGTTAAAATCGAAGAACGAAGCTTGCTTATCTGCACCGCAAATAGTACAAAAAGTTCTAAGATTAGATGACATACCAAATTGCTTCCCCATGAATAACAGAAGAAACATTATAAGCGCAATTAGAGGC containing:
- a CDS encoding YeeE/YedE family protein, with translation MELILQPWPWYVAGPLIALIMFLLLFMGKQFGMSSNLRTFCTICGADKQASFFDFNWRAQKWNLVVILGAAIGGFIGMNFLTEDPAVIINPDTVNTLQNLGFESTGSVYLPDELYSLEALTNFKSLSILIIGGFLIGFGARWAGGCTSGHAISGLSNLQLPSLISVIGFFIGGLIMVHLLFPLIF
- a CDS encoding YeeE/YedE family protein; protein product: MKVLGYLFIGIFFGIVMFKSEAASWFRIYEMFQFASFHMYGIIGSALVLGILGVQLIKRKGIKDINGENINFVPKEKSFSRYMYGGIIFGLGWGLAGACPGPIYTLIGAGYVSVIVVFLAAILGTYVYGLLRDKLPH